One Brassica napus cultivar Da-Ae chromosome C2, Da-Ae, whole genome shotgun sequence DNA window includes the following coding sequences:
- the LOC106421589 gene encoding AT-hook motif nuclear-localized protein 29 has protein sequence MDGGYDQSGGASRYFHGRFRSELHNQLQQQAQAQPQPHPQLQPDDESDSNKDSGRLDSDPVTSGSTPGKRPRGRPPGSKNKTKPPVIVTRDSPNVLRSHVLEVSSGADIVESVNTYARRRGRGVSVLSGNGTVANVVLRQPVTIHGNNGGTGAGVGGVVTLHGKFDILSITGTVLPPPAPPGSGGLSIFLSGGQGQVIGGNVVAPLVASGPVILMAASFSNATFERLPLKDEEEEGGGGGPPPATTASPPSGPGQGEIRGNPSGYDQFTGDPHSLGWVAGAASRPSF, from the coding sequence ATGGACGGTGGTTACGATCAATCCGGAGGAGCTTCTAGATACTTCCATGGCCGCTTTAGGTCTGAGCTTCACAACCAACTTCAACAACAGGCTCAGGCTCAACCTCAACCTCATCCCCAGCTTCAGCCAGATGATGAATCTGACTCCAACAAGGACTCGGGTCGACTTGATTCCGACCCGGTTACCTCGGGATCAACTCCCGGGAAGCGTCCACGTGGACGTCCTCCGGGATCGAAGAACAAGACGAAGCCACCGGTGATTGTGACAAGAGATAGCCCTAACGTCCTTAGATCTCATGTTCTTGAAGTCTCATCTGGAGCCGACATAGTTGAGAGCGTCAACACTTACGCTCGCCGGAGAGGGAGAGGTGTCTCCGTGCTCAGTGGTAACGGCACGGTGGCTAACGTCGTTCTCCGTCAGCCGGTGACGATTCATGGGAATAATGGCGGAACTGGAGCCGGAGTTGGAGGGGTTGTGACTTTACATGGAAAGTTTGACATTCTTTCCATCACTGGTACGGTGCTTCCCCCGCCGGCGCCGCCGGGATCAGGTGGGCTGTCAATCTTTCTTTCTGGTGGACAAGGACAGGTCATCGGCGGAAACGTGGTGGCTCCGCTTGTGGCTTCAGGTCCAGTTATACTGATGGCTGCATCGTTCTCTAACGCAACTTTTGAAAGGCTTCCActtaaagatgaagaagaagaaggcggaGGAGGAGGTCCACCGCCAGCCACGACAGCATCACCACCGTCTGGACCGGGTCAGGGAGAGATAAGAGGTAATCCGAGTGGTTATGATCAGTTTACCGGTGATCCTCATTCGCTTGGCTGGGTAGCCGGAGCCGCTTCAAGAccatctttttaa
- the LOC111213345 gene encoding uncharacterized protein LOC111213345 encodes MAASSKRGTRVRGGEGTSKWCKPPQGSIKCNLGSSWNKSAHPSGAAWILRDHNGSTIMHSRRAYYALRSKEEADLHSLLWAVESMRDLRQHQVSFESSSIEMRDILLNPQNFQHFHHLVFAVTYNLQAIEGWSVHHANLECNSAAGAIATSVTTGRRYQSYIASNGPAWLHSLLSAEAIS; translated from the coding sequence ATGGCAGCAAGCTCAAAGCGTGGTACCAGAGTCAGAGGAGGTGAAGGTACTTCCAAGTGGTGCAAACCTCCTCAGGGCTCTATCAAGTGCAACTTAGGCTCTTCATGGAACAAATCTGCTCACCCAAGTGGAGCCGCATGGATTTTGAGAGATCACAACGGTTCTACCATCATGCATAGCAGAAGAGCTTACTATGCACTACGCTCCAAAGAGGAAGCTGATCTTCATTCTTTACTCTGGGCAGTTGAGAGTATGCGAGACCTTCGTCAGCACCAGGTCTCTTTCGAATCCTCGTCCATTGAGATGAGAGACATCTTGCTTAACCCGCAAAACTTCCAGCATTTCCACCACCTTGTATTTGCTGTTACGTATAATTTGCAGGCCATTGAAGGGTGGAGTGTTCACCACGCAAATTTGGAATGTAACTCGGCTGCAGGCGCAATAGCTACATCAGTAACGACGGGTCGACGATACCAGTCGTATATTGCCTCCAATGGCCCGGCGTGGCTCCACTCCCTTTTGTCAGCTGAAGCTATCTCATGA